The region ATTCTTATCACAAAAAACAATATTTATAAAGCATGTTTCGGAATTGTGCAGGCTTAATCAAAGCTTCAGGACTCTCAAAgtgttgttgtgagaataaatgcCATCCTGAGTCCTTGAAAATTCAGGAAAAAAGGATATCCCAAAGAGGTTTACATGCCACTAAGGATAACAACAAAAGAACCAGTTTTCCTTCTTCTTTGGGCCAAAGACAAAAATGTGCCCCCCCCGGCCGCCATCTTGTCTTCCTTGCATGGCGTAAGTGGTTCTCATCTGGCCTAGGTGCTGTGGTGATGGCAAGCAGTGACAGACCTGCCTTCACTGTTCCCAAGGGCAGGTCCACGACATGGTGCACCCCTCCATCACACCGTGCCCCCCGGAATACTCATGGAATCTTGCACGATGCTCACCACTGCtcgaaaagggagagagagagagagagagagagagagagagactacaaaaCATAAAATATTAAGAGAAGGAGCAGTTCTTGGTTTGGAAAATTAAAGCCCAATTCTTAaatttagatttttattttaagtattGCTATCACAGTATAATCCCTATGTTTCTGAACATAAATATACAAGTACAGATGAGATAACAATTTAGGGTGCcatcctattctgcgctggaacaggtaagccaaaaggcttgcgctgtatccagcgcagaattGTGGCCAcaagaggctcagccagaggcaaggggaaacatttcccctttcctctgggcaagggctgctggtgcctatgggtctcctcggacttgtgccacctcttgctGTGTGCCACCTcttgcttgaagccgctccgttctccccaggaatgggggttaggatccgtcataactgctggatcccaacacttcctcctgctccccgcccaccctccctcagGGCCACCCACTTCCCACCCGTCCCCTGcacagaaatgcctccctccccctcctccttgcctcccccctgcctaacTTTTATTCTTGCATCGGCGCAGACAGGCCTACACAAGCCTGAGAGAGGAAGCCAGCTCGGGGGCTTACGTCAGCCTTCGCAGGCTGGCGCTTCATGAGTACCGGCCTgacttcctctcaaggaggtgcaagcatgccttatggcacgtttgcgaccctcctgagccGGAGCAAGGAAtttgtgttggcccaagggcgcatttggattgcgcccataatgaaTGAAGCATGAGTGTTGGTTTATTAACATAAAAGTTTAAGAAGATCCAGTTGGAAATGGCCAAAAGCCTGACTAGTCCAGCTGCTATCTAATAATCTGCTTATCTGTCAGTTGCCTCTgcaaagtccacaagcaggaaatgAGAGTATGTCCTTTTTTCACGGTTATGCTCCTGCAACTGGTATATGGAGGCACACTGCCACTGAAAACGGAGGCAGCCATAGCCAGCATGACCAGTAGCCAGTGATAGGCCTGCCTGCGTGCCATAAATGTGTTTAATCCCCTTCTGAACCCCTCCAAGCTggttgccgtcaccacatcttgcggttGCAAATTCCACAGATGAATGGTGGGTCTTTGTGAAgaaacatttcatttcattcacacTAATAGTCAAGTCCTCTTGAGTGCTGACCTGTTGCGCATAGCCTTTTCTGAGAGCAGGCGCATGTTCTACTGTGGCAAAATAGCTGCTGATGGAAATCTTAATCTGCACAGTGCATGTGAGGCTGATTGGGTCAGGAGTGGGGGTTCGGATCCAAACTGTACTGGCATGGCCCAATTCCATTCCACCCACCAATCTGCACTTTTGGATCTTTCGGTGCTTGGAGGATTGAATGTAGTAAACATCGCTTTCTAAATTTTAATGAATGATTTCAAAGTTCCTGGGAGTCCTTTGTTAGATGCTGTTCCTCTGGGAAATGGGAGCTGCAGGAGGTATTACCAGAAGACAGGAAATAATTGTTCCAGTCTAGCAGAAGAATCTTCTAAAGAACATGGGGAGTAGATGGAAAGATGGACATGTTCATCTCCCCCGTCTGGAGCTCTGAACCTCTTCCCAAATGTCAAAGAAGCCTCCTTCCCAATGTCGACAACATCTATAGCACCGAAACAAGAAGTGAAGCGTCTGAACGGAGTCTAAAAAATATGAGTCCCAGTCCATGAAAGAATTTTTGCAGTCAACCTCATTCCCTTCAAACTGCAAAGGAATTTGCATCTGAGTAAGTACCTTTAGGAGAGCAGTGCCAGTGAAATCAACAAAAATTAGAAATTTGTTCTTTGTTTATGGGCTGTGTTTATGGGCTTAGAGACAATGACATTGAAATACACATCGGGTTTTATTCAAAGACATGAATAGTATATTAGCCATGGCTAGGTTTGTATAGAAATAGTATGTTAAAAACTTCCCAGTGGTTTCAGCAGGTGCCATTCAGTGCATGTTCCATCCAGATGATTAGGTTTTCCTGTTTCTTATGCATTGCAGCCTACGAAGTCCCGCTCCTTAAATCTTCATACACCTTTCTGGCtatcgtattggcaaccttcagtctcgaaagactatggtatcgcgctctgaaaggtggttctggcacagcgtctagtgtggctgaaaaggccaatccgggagtgacaatcccttccacaccgggagcaagtgcagtctgtccgtggtctgtctccctggctatgggccttccttctttgcctcttagcctcagactgttggcaaagtgtctcttcaaactgggaaactcttcaaactgggaaaggccatgctgcacagcctgcctccatgcgggcagctcagaggccagggtttcccacttgttgaggtccatccctaaggccttcagatccctcttgcagatgtccttgtatcgcagctgtgtatTTCTGGCTATATGAAGATGTCATTGCACCATTTTATACAGCGGCATCATTCCGGACATGGTTGAGACACTGAACATTCTGAATCTGTCATGAGGTTCCATGAGTTTCATGGGATTTCCATATCTCAATATTTGATTATTTTTGATaactgatattttattttttcatgacaAGTTTCATCACGAACAGATTTTATTTAATCACgaacagattttattttttttattttaatgaacatcacgaacaggttttattttaaagaacatcacggacagattttatttttttaattttaactttAACTTTCTTTTTCTCTAGGCAGAAGCTTGTACAATCTTTAATGAGTTTCTTCTTTGTTCTGGGTATATAATGTAAAGAGTATGATTTCTCAAATGCTATAGGtaaaggtgtgattttttttttttttccaattataacaaaataaaaacacctaatACCTCATTCTTCActcctcatttttgtaaaaaaacaaaacaaaacaaacacacagaaaaGACAGAATCTgtgaaatataaataataaataatgagcTGGActagggggtgcatgggtaatgatttTGTCTGTATTGGATGACACTATACTACTTACATTAAGAGTACACTTTTAACTATTATACTTTATGAAAACACACCTTTGGAATAAAatcacataacaccactttctgcacttttcttccaatgggaaaaaatgaaatttgtgaAACAATAAAAACATAAGCGGTAAGAACACATAAAAAACATAGAGGtaagaacacctctagctatatgAGAGACAAGAAGCCCCAATATCTTCCTTCCATCTGTCCATAATATGCTGTTACTAGTAGTGCCTTTTATGTCATTTATATTGACAAAGATTTGAATATCTGCTGAAGCTCTTTTTCTATTTTCCTACCAGATTAATAAGAAGACTCAAACACAAATTATGTTTAATGTCTACAACTGAGTACTCAGAAGCTCACAGTGGGACTTAGTAGCTTGTACCTTCTCTAACACATCCTGTGTTGGTCCCATGAAGTCATGGAAGTGAGAAATACTTCCACAGTTACAGAATTTGTCCTTCTGGgcttcccttcccttcaccacGTTCGGAGCCTCTGCTTCTCAGTGGTTCTCTTGATGTACAGTCTGAGCATTCTGGGAAATGGGTTCATCCTCTTCATCGTCTTTGTGGATCCCAAGCTCCAAACACCCATGTATGGCTTCTTGTGCAACCTGGCCTTTCTGGAGATCTGCTATACCTCCACTGCGGTCCTCACATTACTGCAGACATTTGTCATTGGAAGGACCACTATTTGCTATTGTTGCTGCATGGCtcaatcttttttcatctttTGCCTTGGAACGAttgagctcctcctcctcaccgTGATGTCCTTTGACCGCTACATTGCAATATGCCATCCCCTTCGCTATTCAGTTATCATGACCAAAGCTCTCTGCTTCCAGTTGGCCATAGGAGCCTGGTTGGCAGGATTTCTTGATATAATATTCCAAGGTGTCATAGTATGGAATTTACCTTACTGTGATTCCAATGTCATAGACCATTATTTGTGTGACATTGGGCCACTCTTAAGTTTATCCTGCTCAGACACACATCCCCTTGAACAGCTAGGGCTACTGTTGGCCATCTTCATTGTGCTTATAACTCTCCTTCTGATTGTGGTGTCCTACATCTTCATCATCTCCACGGTTCTGCGAATTGCCTCTGCAATTGACCGCAAGAAAGCCTTTTCCACTTGCACCTCCCACCTGACTGTGGTCTCCATTACCTACGGGGCTATTATGTTCATGTACGTCCGACCAAACATGCACTCCTCATTTCATTACAACAAGGCAGTCGCTGTCTTGAATTCAGTCATCGCCCCCATGCTGAACCCTTATATATACACCATCAGGAATGTGGAAGTCAAGCAAGCCTTCAGGAGGGCCGTTTACAAAAAAGGGACTTGCTTCAAAGAGACGTTATTCAGTGGAAGCAATGGCAGTAGACAGGACCAGAAGTAGGAGTTTTACAGTGCAAACTTAATGCATTTTGGCTCAgtactaagccccattgaattcagtggcacgGCCATGTAAATGTGTATTGGATCACAGCCTTAGAAATGGCAAGAAAGAGTAGTCTCCTTCCTCTTTTTGACCATAGGAAATCATAATTTGAATGTACTTATTCAGTTTATTTTACAGGAGAGAGGAAtagaagttattattattattattattttaatgacaTAGCAGGGTCCAGGAAAGGACACAAGAAATA is a window of Tiliqua scincoides isolate rTilSci1 chromosome 5, rTilSci1.hap2, whole genome shotgun sequence DNA encoding:
- the LOC136653588 gene encoding olfactory receptor 6X1-like; this encodes MEVRNTSTVTEFVLLGFPSLHHVRSLCFSVVLLMYSLSILGNGFILFIVFVDPKLQTPMYGFLCNLAFLEICYTSTAVLTLLQTFVIGRTTICYCCCMAQSFFIFCLGTIELLLLTVMSFDRYIAICHPLRYSVIMTKALCFQLAIGAWLAGFLDIIFQGVIVWNLPYCDSNVIDHYLCDIGPLLSLSCSDTHPLEQLGLLLAIFIVLITLLLIVVSYIFIISTVLRIASAIDRKKAFSTCTSHLTVVSITYGAIMFMYVRPNMHSSFHYNKAVAVLNSVIAPMLNPYIYTIRNVEVKQAFRRAVYKKGTCFKETLFSGSNGSRQDQK